CTTTTCGACCTGAACCGTGTGCCTGAATTCATGGATGAGGACCTGGTACAACCAGGACTCAGCATAAATATCCTGTGGAGGGCAGGTGAGTATTTCAATGCGCCGTGGTGCCCATGGCGCCGTCGCATTCGATATGACTGATAGGGTGTGAAGGATGACAGGCACCCGCCGGGGTTTTGATTTTAACGAAAACGATCCATAACGGTAAACCGAATCGCTGAAAGCAGCCAGATGCCGGGCCTGCCGCTCATAAGCAGCGGGATAAATAAACCGGAAATGCTCCGTTTTTATCTGCCTCCATTTTAAGCTACAGGGATCCTGGCCTATATCAAAATATTGCCCGGAGGCCTGAACAGCAGTCAAAAAGATGATAAAAACAGCAAGACCGGCATGTAATATAGTTGTCCTCGGAATCATCAGTGAGGGAATATCAGGTCAGTTTTCTATCTATTTCGATTTCCATGTCCGGTTTATAGATGACGCCGATATTATTTTTCCCGTCGATCATGATGGTCAGAGGTTTTTCAAAACGGACATGCCTGATGTATTCATCTTCGTACACGGGAGTAAGTGTCTGGAGGAAGTCCACATCGTAATAGCCATCATGTATATATGGATTGATAGTGAAATAGCCTACCCTGAATGAGGTGAGGTTCTGGAAGAAGTGTGTGCCCTGGCTGGGGTCGATGCGGTATTTTGCCAGGCCTGATTCGACGATGACCCTTGCAGCAGATATCTGGGGCCATTTCACGGGTATGCCCAGCCAGGGGTCTGTCGAACCCCACCGCCCCGGGCCTATCAGGATATAATTTCTCTTTTCAGCCACAAACTGGTCATTGAGTTTTGCCACCTTGCCGGCGAGTTCCTGATTTTTTGCCGCATTGAAAGTCTCCGGCCTGACATAGACCATATCCCTGATGTCCTTTATGATACCGTTTCCCATCGCCGACTTTGAATAAACAATCGTACGGTCCATCGGGATATCTTCAAGATTGATATTGATGGTCTCCCTGTTGTCGACGATAGGCCTGATCTGCAACAGGTTGAATAACATGGGCTTGCCCTTGGGCCTGTCGAGGTCTATGGCAAATTCTATTTCGATAGGCTTATTCATAGCCTTCTGGCCCATTTCAAGGATCATCTGGATGATGTCGCTGAGCGGGAATGTGTTGTGCAGCAGAATATTCGAAAATGTCACCAGTTTCTTACCGGCATAATTCACCCCGTCGCGAAGCATTTCATTTTCATAATCGTATGTCGATCCCACAAATCTGAGTGAGTTGTCGGCCATAGCATCGTTAAGATTTAGCTGAAGAAGGTTATGGCAGTCATCGATGGCATGTTTGAAGCTTTCCGGCCTCAGATCGAGGGCATAAAAGATCTTTTGGGTCTCACGCAGGGCTATTTCGGGAGTCATCAGCTGCAGGGCTTTGTTCGGATGCTTTGGCGAGAACCGCAGCGTAATGCCGCCGTCGACGATATATTTTCCTAATCCCAGCGCGATATTAACTATGCCATCCTCGGGTTTTTCAGGATCAAGAGGATAAAAATTGATGGAACGGGCCACACCGGAAAGGGCAGGGTAGAAGCGGTCACCGTACTTTTCGCCGCAGACGGTCTGAAGGACGATGGCCATTTTCTCTTCGTCGATGACATTGGATGTGGCGGTCATGTATGCCTTGCTGTTCTTAAAGAATGCCGAGGCATAGACACTTTTGATGGCATCGCTGAGCATCTGTATCATGCGTCGTTCATCATCGGGCACGTTGGGGATCATGTAAGTGGAATAGATGCCGGCAAAAGGCTGGTAATGCGAATCTTCAAGCAGGCTGGAAGAGCGGATGGCCAGGGGATTGTTCACATAGCTGATCAGTGTATAAAGATCTTCATGGATGCGGAAGGGCAGCCGTGCGTTGACGAACTTATCCAGGATCTCTTCATCGCTGAGGTCCGAAAGGGCGACTTCATACAGGTTATTCTCCTCCATAAATTCGTCAAAGACATCGGTGCATATCACCACCGTTTTAGGAATGGTGATGATGATGTCATCATATTTATCGAGAATTCTATAGCTTTTGATGAGGGAGTCGAGGAATGCCAGCCCGCGGGCTTTGCCGCCAATAGAGCCGTCGCCAATGCGGGTGAAGCTCAGGTATTCATCGAACCTGTCGCGGTTGAACTCCGCAATCACACCCATCGACTTGCTCATCCTGAAGCTGGCAATGGCATCAAAAATAAACCGCCGTATCTCGTTGAGATCATTATCGAAGTCCTGCATGCGCAAGTCCCTGATGAGGTCGGCAAGAGGAAATAAAGCCCGCGCCCGCAGCCATTTTGAGAAGTGGTTCCGGGTGATATGGTATAGCAGCGTGTCATCCGGTATTTCGAACATCTTCATCTGGAGCGACTTGAGGTCGGAGGCCCTGTTTATTTCTTCCTTGGTCTTGGGATCAAGGAATACAAAGTCGCCGAAAGCAAAGTGCTCGATGATGAAATTCCGCAGCTCTATCGACAGGGTTTTCGACCTCTTGTTGATGAAACCTACCCTTAGATCAATGGCTGTCTGCTCATTTTCAACATCCGACGACTGCAGCAGCAGTGGCATGAACTCATCATCCATCTTGACTTTCTTGCACAGCTTTATGCCGGCCTCCTTATCCATCACACCATTCCGTTTGTAGGCCACGTCGGTGATGATGCCGAGGAGGTTCATCTTATATTTTTCATATAAGGTGATGGCTTCTTCATAGCTGGTGGCGAGCAGGATTTTAGGCCGCCCGCGCATCCTGAGCATCTGCTGGTGTTCATTCAAACCCTCGGTCATGAAGGCCTTGGAATGCTTGAAGATGATCTTGAAGATATTGGGCAGGTAGCTCGAATAAAACCGTATGGAGTCTTCGACAAGAATAATGCATTGCACGCCGACCTCATTCACATCATAGTCTACATTCATTTTATCTTCGATGAGCTTGATGATGGCCAGCAGCAGGTCGGGATTGCCGAGCCACGAGAAGATATAATCGATATAGCTCAGGTCTTCGCGGTTGACTTTAAGTGTGACTTCCCGGGAGAATGGTGTTAAGACGACGATGGGTTTGGCCGGGTACCTGTTTTTAATACGTTCGGCCATGCCGAAGGTGTCGGCTTCGTCGGCGCTGAGCATGATGATGATCAGGTCGATAGGCTC
The nucleotide sequence above comes from Bacteroidota bacterium. Encoded proteins:
- a CDS encoding phosphoenolpyruvate synthase translates to MSIHPRKPNLKKYYFSDTSFINLMKKRIYHVLLISSAYDAFILEGDGRIDEQIFNEYVSLNLRYPPEFILAHSEKEASAILQDEPIDLIIIMLSADEADTFGMAERIKNRYPAKPIVVLTPFSREVTLKVNREDLSYIDYIFSWLGNPDLLLAIIKLIEDKMNVDYDVNEVGVQCIILVEDSIRFYSSYLPNIFKIIFKHSKAFMTEGLNEHQQMLRMRGRPKILLATSYEEAITLYEKYKMNLLGIITDVAYKRNGVMDKEAGIKLCKKVKMDDEFMPLLLQSSDVENEQTAIDLRVGFINKRSKTLSIELRNFIIEHFAFGDFVFLDPKTKEEINRASDLKSLQMKMFEIPDDTLLYHITRNHFSKWLRARALFPLADLIRDLRMQDFDNDLNEIRRFIFDAIASFRMSKSMGVIAEFNRDRFDEYLSFTRIGDGSIGGKARGLAFLDSLIKSYRILDKYDDIIITIPKTVVICTDVFDEFMEENNLYEVALSDLSDEEILDKFVNARLPFRIHEDLYTLISYVNNPLAIRSSSLLEDSHYQPFAGIYSTYMIPNVPDDERRMIQMLSDAIKSVYASAFFKNSKAYMTATSNVIDEEKMAIVLQTVCGEKYGDRFYPALSGVARSINFYPLDPEKPEDGIVNIALGLGKYIVDGGITLRFSPKHPNKALQLMTPEIALRETQKIFYALDLRPESFKHAIDDCHNLLQLNLNDAMADNSLRFVGSTYDYENEMLRDGVNYAGKKLVTFSNILLHNTFPLSDIIQMILEMGQKAMNKPIEIEFAIDLDRPKGKPMLFNLLQIRPIVDNRETININLEDIPMDRTIVYSKSAMGNGIIKDIRDMVYVRPETFNAAKNQELAGKVAKLNDQFVAEKRNYILIGPGRWGSTDPWLGIPVKWPQISAARVIVESGLAKYRIDPSQGTHFFQNLTSFRVGYFTINPYIHDGYYDVDFLQTLTPVYEDEYIRHVRFEKPLTIMIDGKNNIGVIYKPDMEIEIDRKLT